In Primulina huaijiensis isolate GDHJ02 chromosome 4, ASM1229523v2, whole genome shotgun sequence, a genomic segment contains:
- the LOC140975210 gene encoding protein PSK SIMULATOR 2-like isoform X2 — MGCVCSGGTLKKRRNPQEPENDNTSRFSGKLKSMGSFGEHKNDDDSYPYPDGINGFGKLPPNLYDSGELYLSISRELKPSTPARTPHNKAPQSSFLGKAGIASLEIAVEVLDTLGSSMTNLNSGGFTTGVVSRGNRISILAFEVANTIVKGSNLLQSLSAENFKFLKNNILCSEGVQRLVSTDMDELLSIAAADKREEFDVFSREVVRFGNMCKDPQWHNLDRFFSKLDTDPEIHKQQREEAEITMLELTTLAQHTSELYHELHALDRFEQDYQRKLEEVDSLHLPRKGESLAMLQSELKHQRKLVKSSKKKSLWSKSLEQILEKLVDIVTFIHQDISDSFGDNGLVAAAKLSSNKPERLGVAGLALHYANIITQIDNIASRPTSLPANVRDTLYNGLPPTVRIAIRSQLHVVASKSKLTVSLVKSEMEKTLQWLVPVAVDTTKAHQGFGWVGEWANNGNEFGKKTDAQKNLIRLQTLYHADKLKVESCILELVTWLHHLISLVRYRDNGHKPLPITSPTRKEFSLYAKKIELHKYKISLEDRNLLEEVMKRRKPALGLSKSQEFGMVKTRKNKVWSLSRSTGSSPHRELNHPKADALDILDGLDSTFLAPRQDLI; from the exons ATGGGATGTGTGTGTTCTGGTGGAACGTTGAAAAAGAGAAGGAATCCACAGGAGCCCGAGAATGACAATACTTCGAGGTTTTCAGGGAAGCTCAAATCAATGGGGAGTTTTGGTGAGCATAAAAATGACGATGATTCCTATCCGTATCCTGATGGGATTAATGGTTTCGGAAAGCTGCCGCCGAATTTGTATGATTCCGGTGAGCTGTACCTGTCGATTTCCCGCGAACTGAAGCCATCAACACCAGCTAGAACCCCACACAACAAG GCACCTCAAAGCTCATTTCTGGGAAAGGCTGGCATAGCAAGCCTTGAAATTGCTGTGGAAGTTTTAGATACTCTAGGTAGCAGCATGACAAATTTAAATTCTGGTGGATTTACAACTGGCGTGGTTTCTAGAGGAAACAGAATTTCTATTCtggcatttgaagttgctaataCAATTGTTAAAGGCTCAAACTTGCTGCAGTCTCTTTCAGCAGAAAATTTCAAGTTtcttaaaaacaatattttgtgTTCAGAAGGGGTACAACGGTTGGTTTCCACAGATATGGATGAGCTTCTTAGCATTGCTGCTGCTGATAAGAG AGAGGAATTTGATGTCTTCTCTCGGGAGGTTGTCAGATTTGGAAACATGTGTAAAGACCCACAATGGCACAATCTTGACAGATTTTTCTCAAA GTTGGACACAGATCCGGAGATTCATAAGCAACAAAGAGAAGAGGCAGAAATTACTATGCTGGAACTTACCACTCTGGCTCAGCATACCTCC GAATTATATCACGAGTTGCATGCTTTAGACAGATTTGAGCAAGATTATCAGAGGAAGCTAGAGGAAGTAGATTCATTGCATCTACCTCGAAAAG gAGAGAGTCTTGCAATGTTACAAAGTGAACTCAAGCACCAAAGAAAACTCGTGAAGAGCTCGAAAAAGAAATCTCTTTGGTCTAAAAGTTTGGAGCAG ATTTTGGAGAAGCTTGTTGACATCGTAACTTTCATTCATCAAGATATTTCAGATTCATTTGGAGATAATG GATTGGTGGCAGCTGCCAAGCTTTCTTCAAATAAACCAGAAAGACTAGGCGTTGCTGGTCTTGCTTTACATTATGCTAACATAATTACACAAATTGATAACATT GCATCACGTCCAACCTCTCTTCCCGCAAATGTGAGAGATACATTGTACAATGGGTTGCCTCCAACTGTCAGGATTGCTATTCGTTCCCAATTACATGTAGTTGCTTCCAAGAGTAAG CTCACTGTTTCTCTAGTCAAAtctgagatggaaaaaactctCCAGTGGCTTGTTCCAGTAGCTGTGGATACTACCAA AGCACATCAAGGGTTTGGATGGGTGGGAGAGTGGGCAAACAATGG TAATGAGTTTGGCAAGAAGACAGATGCACAAAAGAATCTTATCCGCCTGCAGACACTCTATCATGCTGACAAACTAAAGGTGGAGTCTTGCATTCTTGAGCTAGTAACGTGGCTTCATCATCTCATCAGCCTTGTAAGATATAGAGATAATGGACATAAACCTCTGCCTATAACTTCGCCGACTCGTAAAGAATTTAGCTTATATGCCAAAAAAATCGAACTTCATAAATACAAAATTTCTTTAGAGGACAGAAATCTTTTGGAAGAGGTCATGAAAAGGAGGAAGCCAGCTCTCGGGCTAAGCAAAAGCCAAGAGTTCGGAATGGTGAAGACgagaaaaaataaagtttggtCATTGAGTAGGAGCACAGGCAGCTCCCCACATAGAGAATTGAATCATCCGAAGGCTGATGCTTTGGATATACTCGACGGGCTTGACTCAACCTTTTTAGCTCCTAGACAGGATCTTATATGA
- the LOC140975899 gene encoding uncharacterized protein, with protein sequence MGISDAVLGNLTTLYLLVIAAMKAYGLAAGRSFSGGCVIVLSTVVVAAILIASLTWDVSRKATHALIVRDHAHEMCRGGICWHGVAVKSPASQVRFRLPPQHHNA encoded by the coding sequence ATGGGGATTTCCGACGCGGTGTTGGGCAACCTCACGACGCTCTACCTTCTAGTGATCGCGGCGATGAAGGCGTACGGGCTGGCTGCGGGCCGGAGTTTCAGCGGCGGCTGTGTCATCGTCCTCTCCACCGTCGTCGTGGCGGCGATACTTATCGCGAGTCTCACATGGGACGTGTCGCGCAAGGCCACCCACGCCCTCATCGTTCGCGACCACGCGCACGAGATGTGCCGCGGCGGCATCTGCTGGCACGGCGTCGCCGTCAAATCTCCGGCGTCTCAGGTCCGATTCAGGCTACCTCCACAACATCATAATGCTTGA
- the LOC140975210 gene encoding protein PSK SIMULATOR 2-like isoform X1, translating to MGCVCSGGTLKKRRNPQEPENDNTSRFSGKLKSMGSFGEHKNDDDSYPYPDGINGFGKLPPNLYDSGELYLSISRELKPSTPARTPHNKAPQSSFLGKAGIASLEIAVEVLDTLGSSMTNLNSGGFTTGVVSRGNRISILAFEVANTIVKGSNLLQSLSAENFKFLKNNILCSEGVQRLVSTDMDELLSIAAADKREEFDVFSREVVRFGNMCKDPQWHNLDRFFSKLDTDPEIHKQQREEAEITMLELTTLAQHTSELYHELHALDRFEQDYQRKLEEVDSLHLPRKGESLAMLQSELKHQRKLVKSSKKKSLWSKSLEQILEKLVDIVTFIHQDISDSFGDNGLVAAAKLSSNKPERLGVAGLALHYANIITQIDNIASRPTSLPANVRDTLYNGLPPTVRIAIRSQLHVVASKSKVHSQLTVSLVKSEMEKTLQWLVPVAVDTTKAHQGFGWVGEWANNGNEFGKKTDAQKNLIRLQTLYHADKLKVESCILELVTWLHHLISLVRYRDNGHKPLPITSPTRKEFSLYAKKIELHKYKISLEDRNLLEEVMKRRKPALGLSKSQEFGMVKTRKNKVWSLSRSTGSSPHRELNHPKADALDILDGLDSTFLAPRQDLI from the exons ATGGGATGTGTGTGTTCTGGTGGAACGTTGAAAAAGAGAAGGAATCCACAGGAGCCCGAGAATGACAATACTTCGAGGTTTTCAGGGAAGCTCAAATCAATGGGGAGTTTTGGTGAGCATAAAAATGACGATGATTCCTATCCGTATCCTGATGGGATTAATGGTTTCGGAAAGCTGCCGCCGAATTTGTATGATTCCGGTGAGCTGTACCTGTCGATTTCCCGCGAACTGAAGCCATCAACACCAGCTAGAACCCCACACAACAAG GCACCTCAAAGCTCATTTCTGGGAAAGGCTGGCATAGCAAGCCTTGAAATTGCTGTGGAAGTTTTAGATACTCTAGGTAGCAGCATGACAAATTTAAATTCTGGTGGATTTACAACTGGCGTGGTTTCTAGAGGAAACAGAATTTCTATTCtggcatttgaagttgctaataCAATTGTTAAAGGCTCAAACTTGCTGCAGTCTCTTTCAGCAGAAAATTTCAAGTTtcttaaaaacaatattttgtgTTCAGAAGGGGTACAACGGTTGGTTTCCACAGATATGGATGAGCTTCTTAGCATTGCTGCTGCTGATAAGAG AGAGGAATTTGATGTCTTCTCTCGGGAGGTTGTCAGATTTGGAAACATGTGTAAAGACCCACAATGGCACAATCTTGACAGATTTTTCTCAAA GTTGGACACAGATCCGGAGATTCATAAGCAACAAAGAGAAGAGGCAGAAATTACTATGCTGGAACTTACCACTCTGGCTCAGCATACCTCC GAATTATATCACGAGTTGCATGCTTTAGACAGATTTGAGCAAGATTATCAGAGGAAGCTAGAGGAAGTAGATTCATTGCATCTACCTCGAAAAG gAGAGAGTCTTGCAATGTTACAAAGTGAACTCAAGCACCAAAGAAAACTCGTGAAGAGCTCGAAAAAGAAATCTCTTTGGTCTAAAAGTTTGGAGCAG ATTTTGGAGAAGCTTGTTGACATCGTAACTTTCATTCATCAAGATATTTCAGATTCATTTGGAGATAATG GATTGGTGGCAGCTGCCAAGCTTTCTTCAAATAAACCAGAAAGACTAGGCGTTGCTGGTCTTGCTTTACATTATGCTAACATAATTACACAAATTGATAACATT GCATCACGTCCAACCTCTCTTCCCGCAAATGTGAGAGATACATTGTACAATGGGTTGCCTCCAACTGTCAGGATTGCTATTCGTTCCCAATTACATGTAGTTGCTTCCAAGAGTAAGGTACACTCGCAA CTCACTGTTTCTCTAGTCAAAtctgagatggaaaaaactctCCAGTGGCTTGTTCCAGTAGCTGTGGATACTACCAA AGCACATCAAGGGTTTGGATGGGTGGGAGAGTGGGCAAACAATGG TAATGAGTTTGGCAAGAAGACAGATGCACAAAAGAATCTTATCCGCCTGCAGACACTCTATCATGCTGACAAACTAAAGGTGGAGTCTTGCATTCTTGAGCTAGTAACGTGGCTTCATCATCTCATCAGCCTTGTAAGATATAGAGATAATGGACATAAACCTCTGCCTATAACTTCGCCGACTCGTAAAGAATTTAGCTTATATGCCAAAAAAATCGAACTTCATAAATACAAAATTTCTTTAGAGGACAGAAATCTTTTGGAAGAGGTCATGAAAAGGAGGAAGCCAGCTCTCGGGCTAAGCAAAAGCCAAGAGTTCGGAATGGTGAAGACgagaaaaaataaagtttggtCATTGAGTAGGAGCACAGGCAGCTCCCCACATAGAGAATTGAATCATCCGAAGGCTGATGCTTTGGATATACTCGACGGGCTTGACTCAACCTTTTTAGCTCCTAGACAGGATCTTATATGA